A section of the Salmo salar chromosome ssa05, Ssal_v3.1, whole genome shotgun sequence genome encodes:
- the LOC106605189 gene encoding interferon-inducible GTPase 5, producing the protein MAADVVSHSLNLLETLKESIENNKLSDVKDAVEDLLISRINLAVAGERGPEKSAFINALRGLGPEDEGAALSPCPTPPEEMAIYPNPKHPDFRLWDLPPTPTASPFDPEGYMERVKFLRYNVVVMAFTQSLQANSVAVFLEARSVQRDTVYFALLASEKDTEKGLEERRNASLELMKTQGVALPKVFLVRPSCLEKLDFPGLLEEMERDLPEIRAHALLLALPTLFPVLVTQKRDAFKALVWAAASLSGGVSAIPVPLVASMVDARVGVRILTKARASLCLDDESVERLAWQRQVDPARLKALRTCNLSVEVTQGEVKLRLAAAEKELTTNTTRLLEMAMPRHARSAGRSFTTMLQALNGAIDEMGVDAEKILAAAGIGEEK; encoded by the coding sequence ATGGCGGCGGATGTTGTATCTCACAGCCTAAACCTCCTGGAGACTCTCAAAGAGTCCATCGAGAACAACAAGCTGTCAGATGTCAAGGATGCTGTGGAGGACCTCCTGATCAGCCGGATCAACCTGGCCGTGGCAGGAGAGCGGGGGCCCGAGAAGTCTGCATTCATCAACGCCCTCCGCGGCCTGGGGCCTGAGGATGAAGGAGCCGCCCTGTCCCCCTGCCCCACTCCCCCAGAGGAGATGGCCATCTATCCCAACCCCAAGCACCCTGACTTCAGGCTCTGGGACTTACCTCCCACCCCCACAGCCTCACCCTTTGACCCAGAAGGGTACATGGAACGGGTGAAGTTCCTGCGGTACAACGTGGTGGTCATGGCATTCACACAGAGTCTCCAGGCCAACAGCGTGGCAGTGTTCCTGGAAGCCCGCTCTGTGCAGAGGGACACTGTGTACTTCGCCCTGCTGGCCTCAGAGAAGGACACAGAAAAGGGTCTGGAGGAGAGGCGGAATGCCAGCCTGGAGTTGATGAAGACCCAGGGGGTGGCCCTGCCTAAGGTGTTCCTAGTGAGGCCCTCCTGTCTGGAGAAACTTGACTTCCCAGGACTcctagaggagatggagagggacctCCCAGAGATCCGGGCCCACGCCCTCCTCCTGGCTCTGCCCACTCTCTTCCCAGTCCTGGTCACCCAGAAGAGGGACGCCTTCAAGGCCCTGGTCTGGGCGGCCGCGTCACTATCTGGAGGGGTGTCGGCCATCCCCGTGCCCCTGGTGGCCTCCATGGTGGACGCCAGAGTGGGTGTGAGGATCCTCACCAAGGCCAGGGCCTCGCTCTGTCTGGACGACGAGTCTGTGGAGCGGTTGGCATGGCAACGCCAAGTGGACCCGGCACGGCTCAAAGCCCTGCGGACGTGTAACCTGTCGGTTGAAGTCACTCAGGGGGAAGTAAAGCTTCGGCTGGCAGCGGCAGAGAAGGAGTTGACCACAAACACGACCCGGCTGTTGGAGATGGCCATGCCCAGGCACGCCCGCTCAGCCGGTCGTTCCTTCACTACCATGCTGCAGGCTCTCAATGGGGCCATCGATGAGATGGGGGTTGACGCAGAGAAGATACTGGCTGCTGCTGGTATAGGAGAGGAGAAATGA
- the LOC123743040 gene encoding myeloid cell surface antigen CD33-like gives MTIHFPPSGQAPPAAAPSAANTNSIIFSPEEITAQTGLCAVISCTFNHLDSVKPNAAVWYKYPANGKREKDNHIIFQSKNPSEAQEGYKHRVSLLGTDLTKGNCSVIINDIRENDAGQYQFRMIGGPFTDPQKITVTALTQEPSVLTPPLTEGEPATLTCTAPGICSGTPPNITWTWRGAGDNITELRDNTTIQKREDLTSVTTTHFSTLTFTRSAKHHGTKVTCLVTFNGSVTTKKTLKLNVTRFGHDCTCFD, from the exons ATGACTATTCATTTCCCTCCATCAGGACAGGCCCCTCCAGCAGCAGCTCCATCAGCTGCAAACACAAACAGCATCATCTTCAGTCCAGAAGAAATAACAGCACAGACTGGCCTATGTGCTGTTATTTCATGTACTTTCAATCACCTTGATAGCGTCAAGCCGAACGCAGCAGTATGGTACAAATACCCTGCAAATGGCAAACGTGAAAAGGATAATCATATCATTTTCCAATCCAAAAATCCCTCTGAAGCTCAGGAGGGTTATAAACATAGAGTGTCTCTACTGGGGACAGACCTGACAAAGGGGAACTGTAGTGTGATCATCAACGACATCAGAGAGAATGATGCTGGACAGTATCAATTCAGAATGATAGGAGGACCATTTACAGACCCACAGAAAATCACAGTAACAG CTCTGACCCAGGAGCCCTCTGTGTTGACTCCTCCTCTGACAGAGGGAGAACCAGCTACTCTGACCTGCACTGCCCCAGGGATCTGCTCTGGAACTCCTCCTAACATCACATGGACATGGAGAGGGGCAGGAGACAACATCACTGAGCTCAGAGACAACACCACTATACAAAAGAGAGAGGATCTGACCAGCGTCACAACAACCCACTTCTCAACTTTGACCTTTACCCGTTCAGCTAAGCATCACGGCACCAAGGTCACGTGTCTGGTGACCTTCAACGGCAGCGTCACCACCAAGAAGACACTGAAATTGAATGTGACAC gttttggccatgactgtacatgcTTTGATTGA